The genomic window AAAGAAAGATAAGTCAACAGGATTTCACACATGGAAATTAACTGACTTCTTACTGTTCTAGGGCCAGGTTCAGCTCCACTGTTCTGCTCAGAGTTTCTTTGGATTGACACAAGCATCCCTAGGGAGCTGGTGAAAACCTCTCTGATCTGGTTTCTGTGACAAGATGAAATGCATACAGCTTGGAGAAAGGAGTGAAAGCAGGTAAAGCAGAGATGTGGCATTCACAGATTTTTAAGTATACATCTGATGACATTGAATTCTGAGGAGAGTAAAATTAGTAAACTGTGATAGGAAGGTAAAAGTTACTTTAAGGCACCATTTCCTTAAAGCTGAATTAAATCTGCTTTTCTGCATATTTATGCAAGTTATACACAAACACACGGACAACCTACCTCTGGCTTTCTCTTGCCATAGTAAGCAGTTAACATCCTAATCCACTCAGCGATCCAATTCTGTCCAGCTTGACACCAAAACAGCCCCTGGAGAGGCCCTTTTTGCTTCTGCCTCGGTATCTTTGGGGTAAACTTAGGAGGTCACTGAAGATCCTCTGGACAGCACTATCACTCATGGACATGCTCTCAGGCTGGTCCCTGGTGTTTCGGGTCCACTGAAGTTCAGTGTCTTGCTGATCAAAGGCACCTGTTGGGATCATGTCGTCTTGCTCACGATCCCTCTCTTCTGAGACCAGGGAATGCTCCAGGTCCTCATCTAACAGTTTGGACAGACTctgaaaaaagggagagggagatggtggagagggagaagagaagtaAAAGGAGGGGTTCTGGAAACTCTGTCATTATTTTAGTATAAGCCATGCTCAGTGCTAAGTTTGGAGAAACTTATTTTGAACATTTATCAAAAGATGAAAGTACTGAAGTGATTTCTGAAGCTGATGATGGTTATCTTTAGTTTCTTCTGGCTCACCAAGCTGCTCTGAGCTAACACTGTATGCTGTCTCAAAATGCTCTAAGGCTCTATGCTGCTACGGTATTCTATAGTTCTGAGCTGACAAACTGCCAGTTAAGTCTTTCCTGGAGCTGGGTATCTGGGGTATGGGGTAAATTGTGAAAGATGTCAGAAGAGGCTTTTTCAAGAGTGaataaggaacaggaaaaaatagtTGATACCTTGGAATAATAAGAGAAGTGATGCAATGACAGGAGACATGCTGAAATTGGTGCTAGAAGGATTATATATTTCTTTACAGATTGGGAGGTTACTTCTTATTTGGGAATACCAGTTCCCTAGTCAGGTAGCTGAAATGTGTTTTGCTAATGACTTGGAATTcctgtgcacgcacacacacacgcacatgcacgcacacacttCCTATTTTTCTCATGTTCTGCCTCTGGGACTCGCAAGCAGGGACTGCATTACTGCACTACTGAGTTGAAGGGGAGATTATGCAGGTACAACCCATTAATTCCTTTTTCATCTTAAACCAGGAGCTTCAGGGAGGATCATGCAGGTGACTACTCTAGGGCTGTAGATCAGAGTCGTTCCAGAAAAATTCCTTTTACTCCAAAAGTTTATTGCTTCAGTCAGTCACAGGATGACCCTAAATCCGCAACCCCCAAATTGACcccacaggaaaaaacattttcctttaatttgcCTCATGTGATCAGAAATTTAAATCCAGTAATCGATTACTTTAGTTTCCTTCCATTTAATAACTCTGTGTCTGCCCACCTCAGGGTTCCTGCTGTCATGATCTCTTTGAGTGTCTCCTACTGCTTTAGCTGGATTGGAAGAAACAGAGCTAATCTGAAGTGTCTAAATCTTAAAGAAGCATCAGCTTCTTTCAGTTCTATTGAGCAGCCAGTCACTTACCTGTAAGCTGGAAATGGGCCTGGCCCTTGCCTGGTTTTGAATGACAATAAGCAGCAGAAGGAATCCAGGGCAAAAAAGAAGTTTCAGGTTCATCTTCATGTTTTGGTGTCTCAGATTCCTCCTCCCCTTGAGTCTCTCCAGTTCAGTGTTGCTCTGTGTCTCCAGCTACCAGCCTTTATATCTTTCTGCAACCCCTCCCAAGTCTACCTTTTGAGTTCCTGCCAGTGCAAGGATTGGTTTGAGGTTCTAATATGTTTTCATCctcccaggaggaggagggaggaaatagTTCTCTTTTCTGATGGTGAATAAAAGGAGCATTCTACACTTAGGCAATGCAGCATCATTCTGTTGCTGTGAATCTGAAGGTCTCTGCAGCCTGCTGTTGTGGTGCCACTTACGTATGTCAGTTTGCTTAGCTCAGTGTTCCTTGGGTTGACTGCTaaacctttcctttcccttcagagaaaaataattgtgaGAGAAGTATAAAGGGAGACAAGAAGCTAATTGTATCCTCTACACATTCACCTGGCTCCTTTGTCACTGTGAAGTACCAAATCAGAGGGACGGGGGTCTCATAAAACAAGCTATGTAAGAACTAAGTGTTATTACCTAACATAATAATATGGCATTAGTAACCTATGAGACAAAACAGTGTGATTTGGAGAAGAAGGGAAATCCAAGTCCTGAAAATATGACAAGTAATTTGCGTTAGTTACAGGCCTGAGTGACTGGGAGTGTGACTGAAACCAGGCTGATATGCACAGAAAGCTTCTACATGGCTTGAGGAAGAAGTTCCTCTTTTCCCCCAGATCCAGCTTAAATTTCCTCTATGTGTTCATTCTCAGTTTATCATGCACAATTTGTATTAAATCTGAAATTAGTCTGAAAGGAAGCACAGCTCCAACATCTTTCTTACCACGTGTACAGAAAGGGACATTAAAAAACTGCAGGATTGGAATgtgtgtttggtgggttttttggttgtggaTTTTTGTGTGTGGCGGAGTTTTTTgatgtgttgtggggtttttttaattaattgaagCACCAGTTTCAAACAAAATGAATTCTGTTAAATGTTAGagggagcaaaagaaaatgaatcagTTCTTAGCCAGGCTCTTGAGGGTATTTAAATCACTGCTGCTGGCCAGACCTC from Accipiter gentilis chromosome 1, bAccGen1.1, whole genome shotgun sequence includes these protein-coding regions:
- the LOC126041464 gene encoding C-type natriuretic peptide 1-like — translated: MKMNLKLLFCPGFLLLLIVIQNQARARPISSLQSLSKLLDEDLEHSLVSEERDREQDDMIPTGAFDQQDTELQWTRNTRDQPESMSMSDSAVQRIFSDLLSLPQRYRGRSKKGLSRGCFGVKLDRIGSLSGLGC